The genomic region ATTAGATGCTGCCTCGCTATATTTGCCATTCGGTTTCATTTCGATGCCACTTGTCTCCAGCACGTTGAGCGCATTCGGTTCGGGCATTTGCAGTCGATGGAAGACTACTTTAATATCCGTGGCTGTAACCCATTCCTGCAGCACCTGCGACGAATCCAAATCACGTGCCGATGGACGTCCTTCGAGCGTGCTGAAAGCGATACGCGAACCCTGCAAACCAGTCACATCGCCCACCTGGCGATGGGAGTCGGTGCAGCGTGCTTCATGTTCATTATGCTTCGTGATGGTTGCACGATTAGGACGCCCATAGACGCGACGACATTGCGAGCTATAGAATTGAAAAGGTTGCCAAGTCTTGCCATAATCGGAACTCTTGTAAATCGCTATCGAATCGGGTTTCAGTGATTTCGGGCATAGCTGCAGGCTCACATAGGTCAATTCGTATTTCTTGCCCAGCGATAGAGTGAGCGAAACATTGTCGGGTGGTGCATTCATGCTAGTCACCGGTGGTACGGGTGCCGAGCGCCAACAAGTGACATTATTCGAATTATTCAAATCGGTAAGCGCTGATTCGGGGAAACGGCGCGCCGGATTCGTATAGTCGCAAATGTGGCAAGTCATATCCTGTGGATCGGCAATCGAACCCAAACCGCTCAACTCGCAATAACGTTGTGGCTGGTCCAGTCCACAAGTGCTTGACGCTTGTACGGGCGCACCAAAGGCCGCATTCACGAAATCGGGTATGCACTTGCGCGCCTTGTCATCATCGTAACACGGATCGGAGGGCGCCTGAGCGGCCAACATTTTCATGTACACATCGTTGGGAATGGCGCGGCCGAGGGAGAGTAGTGAGAGTAAGAGTAGAGGAGTGAGCAAAGCGCGAAGGCGCGTCATGTTGGCGAATGGCGGTGAGGTGGAAGAAAGGATGGAAAGTGGGAGCGGAAAGTGACTGACTAATTAGTTGGTTGTTGTGTGTGCGTATCAATTCAACTTTGAGTGGGAGTATGGGTGAGTGGCGCTCAAAAGCTGATTTGTGTTTCTGTTATTAAATGCCAGTTAAATGGCGGATTAATCACTTCGGTATCAAATTATGCTCGTCGCGGTAGGCAGAGGAGTTTAAGTTGAGTAAATTGGTTGGTTTGCTCTCTGTGGTCTGATTGAGCTGCGGCGTATTTTAGTTTGGCTCAGCGGCTTTCTTTTGGAGTGTGCGTTGAAGACAGAACTTTATTTGGAAGCTCGTTTTGCGTGCTCTTATtccgtgtttttgtttttgtgatgattaattttgtatttaaagtttATCGCTGCTCGTTTTTCACTTTCAATAACTCATTATTTTGCACTAGTGGATTTGGAGATTAGCTTTAGGAAATTTGTGATTATTAGGGTTGTCTATTAAAtccacttttattattatatttttcgtttAACACCGTTATGCACTAATGAAATACATGAAGATCTTTCAGTATTGTAGCCACTGTTTTGTTTGTGAGTCGTTTGCTTTTTCAACAAACTCAACGCGAAgttggaaatttaaaaatttttgcacttcaaatattttttgctaaaaatgccCCTGTTTAATTTtcgttcaaaagaaattttcgtTAAACTTTTCATAAATCTCGAtagcttaaatatttttttaattaaattaaaaaaataaaaaaatgtcaaaaaaaatttcgcaaattttgataactaaaaaaaaatggtttttaatatagttttaaattaataatcgctaaataaaattaaaataatcttcttttttgattaaaaaaaacttccgtaatttaaatatttttgattaaataaccgaaaattgtaaatgaagctaaaaaattcaaaaattttgtctaaaaaatttttcgcaaattttgatagcttaaaaaatggtttttattacagctttaaattaaaagataataaataaacttaaaagaatttttttgaatctaATGAAAAGCttctataatttaaatatttttttgattgaataaaaaaaattttaaatgaaacttaaaatatgcaaaaatggtgtctaaaaaaattttcgcatatttcgatcatttgaaaaaaaaaataaatggtttccattaaagttttaaattaaaagataataaataaataaaaaaaattgaatgtgattaaaaattagaaataaaataataaattaatagcaaaaaactgaaaattgataaccaaaaaaattaatattttttcaaaactaattagtttgGTATAacaagaatttaaataaaatgagcagaaaaaattaaaaattaaattaaagaaaattaataaaggaatagtattttttaataaaaatctttaaacaaaatttaaaaaaagatttattgcgtacggaaatttttttattaattaatattaaggtttaattattttattaattttgaaaacttcgtatttttttcatttaatcaataaaaattaaaaatgatgtaaaaaatttattttaggaaaaaatgtaattgaaattCATTAAACGAATTTAATGAGCAACATTTTTTCTatcaacaaaacatttttttaattaaatttctaaaaaaatgtaattaaactttcaatatgaattaaaatattttacaaaaattaaattacatttattttaatttatcaaaaaaattagaaaagatgtaatttctaaaaaaatgtattataaattagaatatgaattaaaattttttataaaaattaaattaaatttattttaattaatcaataaaaattaaaaatgatataaaaaatttatttttgaaaaaaatgttattaaaattaattaaatgaatttaaaaaaataaaagttttttatagtaaaaacatttttttagttatatttcTATATAAAAGTTAGTTAAAGTTATATTTctgtaataaaaattagaatatgaattaaatttttttataaaaattaaatttaatttacaaaaaataaaaaaaaaatgcaataaaataacaaaattgtttattcaaaaaaatgtcaaaaaaaatgaaaagttaacaaaaatcttttttaaatttcttctttCTAGCAAAAAATGTCTAATTTTCCAGTTATCaaatttgacatttactttACTCCTCAGTTGTACTTTGTAGTTGAAGAATTGTctgatttacttttttatatattacttttttagattttcctTTCGTTTGCCTCAGCAATTCAATTTCTCTTAATCGCAATTTTCCATATCGCTCAAAAATTAGCTACGGCTCTCGAGATATGCGCGCAACGAAAGTATGTTGCAATTTTCTTAATAATCAAGTTCTATTCTCAGCATTTAATGCCGCTTATCGCTTTTATCTCCTTTATGTTTTGGTTTTTCGTTGCTACATCAGAGTTCAAAAAAATCTCACATAAATCGCAATTTTCACGTCGATAATTCGTTAAATTTCATAATTCAATTTTCAACAATCAATCACTGAGGCTTTCGCGCTCACTGCCTAGCTTTTGGCTTTCGTTGCAATTCacttatttcgtttatttctttcacaatttttttttccttttgtgcTTTGCTTTTCAAGGCGCGCTCAATGCGCACGCGACTTGCACTTTTCTAACCGCCCGTCAGGTTCAATTGCATTTCATTCAGGAAATTCAAAACAACATACAAGCGACTCACTGTCTGTCGTTTCGTTCACCGTAGGCGATACGAACGCGCAATTGTTCTTCGGATCGAACGCGTCGAATGCAATTGCAATTTCAAATTGAATACCGCGCGcacgttttttctttcgcctGCAATTTGGCGTCGGCTACCGCTTTTTTGAAATGTGCCTTGTGGAGCACTTTTACACACAGCAAAGTAAACGCGACGCATACGTCGATTCAAGCTGCCTGTTCACAGTCAactaaaattgaaaatcagcGCCCAACAAGCAGACGCAGCGTAGCGGCCACACTTGGTAGTGATTCAGTCAGCTAGCTAAGCGCAGTCATCGCAGCCAGCCGGCTCGAGTCATCGGCGCGTCGAGATTCGGTGGCTGCGACTGAGACGGTAGCATCGGCAGCAGTTCGTCAGTTAGCGCGCTCGTTTACCTACGACGAGTCTTTGCATTTATTTACCCACATACCTGCCCACTCACCCCTTGGCAGCGTTGCAACGATGTTATTGTTTGAATTTTCCAAGCGCACGCATTCGCAGCCGTGCCTCGGTGCGATGCTGATGATGTTGTCGAAGttgctgatgctgatgctgatgctgatgGTGTGTTGTTGCTcatgcttttgttgtttttgctttcattcATTGCTCTTGCTGTTTGTTGGCATACAAATGTTCGTGTTGTGTTCGAACTAAACACAACCGGCTTGCCAGGCGGGTGGCTAActgtttgttgttgtacttGTTTGTTCCACGCGCGTCCAACAGTTGTGCTCACCTTGCATTGCTGTAGTTAACAGTAGTCGGAAAATCTCTATGTATTCATTACTGTTGCGTGTTTGTGGTTTTGGGTTCGAGTCTTCGCTTACTGCTTACAGTATCCACAGTCTGGTAGTGAGCAAAATTCACCACACTTTTGAGggtatttgtttttgatttgggTTTCTCCTTCGGTAGTCAGGAATCTGCGCACTTCCTTTCTGAGCGCCAAGAGCGTGGCGTGTGGAGTGCCAAGTTCTCAGAGCATTCTTCTCACAGGAGCAGGATGCCTGCTTTCTTTATAAACTGTTTCGCAGCAATGTTGATTGAACTTTGTGAAAGTTGCTGTAACTTTTGTGGATGTTACTTCTTAGTTTGTGGGGAGACACTACCGCAAACAGGTTGTTGACTTTATTAGTGGtacagaaataatttattaCTCTTAGAAGAACAAAACACACAGCCCTTGGTAATAGATgataatagtaaaataaaataaaatttaactattGACAAAAGTAAACTTAAGCTACGgcaacttctttttttatttgtaaagagattttcatttgtttgtatTACCACTGTGTATACTGGAATATACCGTAATTTAATAtgcattccaaaataaaaatcaaaatgttcgACGTTTGCCCTGCCAGCTTTATTTTCTATGATTACTTAAATTTTAGTCGGCGTGCAGTTGTTGCCGTCCATtaccatttcttttatttctacgTCATTACTCACCATATGTTTGATATCCTTTTCTAAGGTCGCCATTGCTCAGTGGTCCCGCCGCGTAGGAAGAGCGGTCATAAGAACTTTTGgcgtgataaatgactttttagtacgtttttaagttgagaaatgtttttatttgttagaaaaacattaagacatataaaaagtaatatatatatatataataagaatatatataagatataataattataatatataataaagtaatatataattaacataaaaagtcaaaggaaaattaggtacacacattttttatataaaatttttttgtttcgtttaaagttttgcgtaaatcttaaattataaacaataatagaaaaaaacattaaattccgaAAGGATGAGCATAAAGTATACTTTGATGCCAGGtaacttattcttatttatgaaaacaataaaacattCACTTCCCAAAAAGTTAATGtacttagaaatacaaaactcttaactcaataaatctaacacttctcttgacatcatagatttctttttacatGGTAATTTTCGTAGACTAGATATAAATGGATCGGAATTAAGAAAAAGCCTGTGCAAAAGATCCGTGTTAGTTACAGTTCTTGAGTGATTTTTGGTATTGTCACGTCTGAATTGTTTCACTAATTTATTACATGATTCAGCTGCCTCCTCTGAtaattctccaattgataataaACAATGATCGATTACCTTCGACCCATGAATGAGCACTTTATGAACTGATGCAGGTAAATTATACCATGAATATTTACTAACTAGAATTTTAGCAGGTCTAGtgcgtatattttgaatttattcgaaTTAGGTTTAAAAGCAGATGAAAGACACTGTAGGAGACAACTATATCTGTCTATAACGTGTTTGTATATTCCTGTGATTTCGGATGATGTGGTTGAATGAAGGAAAAATTTTTGTGCTGTATTTCCATCATTAGAGTTGCCACTTCCTCCACATCGCGGTTTGTCAACTATCAAGCCTAATTGTTCTCTCAACTCCCTCTGAACAAATTCCTTTCTCTTAGCTAAAAGTGCTTTTTCCTCAGATGAACGTGCTTGCCACCTTTTAAATTCGATTCTATAAGAAACATGAATAcagtattcaaaaaatcgaatccaAGAATGCAGGGGTGATAAACCAAATTCAAATCTACTCGAgtttacttgtttgtttctacacttttctaagtcattcatttctttaggtgtcacaccacaaatataacATTTACTCGTAGATGAGTCACTAAGAGCACAGCACactttaccatcaaccatagtTAATTGTAAAGAATGACTTACTTTATAACTATGGTTATCGATTTTAACAACAGTCGGATTCAAGTCActaatagcttttttaaaatactcTTCTTCTTGAACACAAAGAGCTttagtttctttagcaaattgaaAACGTATAGGCCGGCAAAACCTTGTGGAGGCTGGGCAAGGGTTTTTCCAAATTATCTTATCTGGGTCAGAGGTAAtcgatttacaaattaatttcaagGGTACGTAAGATGCAACAATTAAACTTCCATCTTCCGTTCTCGGATCAGAAAAACTTTGCTTGTATTCGCTATGTCCAGTGCTGCCATCGAAACCCCATTTACCTACTAATTCATACTCAGTGCAACTTGATTCAGATATATTTACCAATACTGGTTTTTGAGATTCGAGAATTCGAGAGCATGTGTGGTCCAACAaacattgtaaattaatttcggcAGATGATTCTGTAACGCTAATTCCTGTTGGGTAACACcgttttttttgcgtcaagaacTTTTTATAAGATGGTAAAGCGTTaggcaattttgaatgaataaagtcTCTTAATAACAAATTAACCAGTTAACCAATTACTGTACTTGGCAATCAGCCTTGTTTTTGAtctttgcacttttttccaGTATCGAGAAATCCGTGAACAGATCCAAGAAATACGATTTTCAACGTCTTCTAAGGTTAAATTCTCAGAGTTTGGTAAAGCTTGAATTATGTTCTTCAGTACGTGGCGACATCTATCAACATAATTATTAATGCTATTGTAACATAACCACGTGTCCAGAATATGCATGCGCGTAAATGAACACTTTAAATTtacacataaaacaaaaaaaaatctttattagcaatcttggtagaatcacatttttcaaaatcctacaCATAGGTACAGATTAGAGCCTATATCAAGCGCAGTCGCAGGCCATCGCatctggaaataattttttcttaaagaggacatacgtaagaatattttaaggtgtgtttcatttgtgcagattcgtgcgaacttagttaaaactttacaaacttcttataaaaaaaaaataaacggtaaattttaaagtacgtatttcgtacggtc from Anastrepha obliqua isolate idAnaObli1 chromosome 2, idAnaObli1_1.0, whole genome shotgun sequence harbors:
- the LOC129238099 gene encoding netrin-B-like, with amino-acid sequence MTRLRALLTPLLLLSLLSLGRAIPNDVYMKMLAAQAPSDPCYDDDKARKCIPDFVNAAFGAPVQASSTCGLDQPQRYCELSGLGSIADPQDMTCHICDYTNPARRFPESALTDLNNSNNVTCWRSAPVPPVTSMNAPPDNVSLTLSLGKKYELTYVSLQLCPKSLKPDSIAIYKSSDYGKTWQPFQFYSSQCRRVYGRPNRATITKHNEHEARCTDSHRQVGDVTGLQGSRIAFSTLEGRPSARDLDSSQVLQEWVTATDIKVVFHRLQMPEPNALNVLETSGIEMKPNGKYSEAASNSVLIQQYGGLNAIDQAADAVSIPAAVTISSGASTHTGAASIGQHYAVSDFLVGGRCKCNGHASKCSPDHNGVLACECKHNTMGRDCERCKPFHFDRPWGRATARDANECKSE